Proteins encoded together in one Bradyrhizobium sp. CB82 window:
- a CDS encoding DUF6788 family protein — MNDSRADPPSAPEAGRQVANHRRVAARLAAGTHHPPKGCPKCARGEGHQVFVLTVTYPGGRTRQFSVRRERVAEVRRWLSNYQDLKEAIETVCELNHDLLRPDQAASKRRRKRHD; from the coding sequence ATGAATGATTCGAGAGCGGACCCTCCGAGCGCGCCAGAAGCTGGTCGGCAAGTTGCCAATCACCGGCGAGTTGCTGCGCGGCTCGCTGCTGGAACGCACCATCCGCCCAAAGGATGCCCGAAATGCGCGCGTGGCGAAGGGCATCAGGTGTTTGTCTTGACGGTGACCTACCCGGGAGGACGTACGCGCCAGTTCAGCGTGCGGCGCGAGCGGGTTGCCGAGGTGCGCCGCTGGCTGAGCAATTATCAGGACCTGAAGGAGGCGATCGAGACCGTTTGCGAGCTCAATCATGATCTGCTGCGTCCGGACCAGGCCGCATCGAAGAGGCGGAGGAAGCGGCATGATTGA
- a CDS encoding IS110 family transposase: protein MEARTVNNLPPAATHDDAVRCLLAIELSKKSWIVAVNTPLSDKVSRHTLKPCDGKELLDLCERIRTRVARETKQRVEIVSCYEAGYDGFWLHRLLQAHDIRNHVIDPASLQVDRRARRAKTDHVDVERLLRSLMAYLRGEPKVWSVVRVPSVAEEDDRRLHRERGRLINERIQHVNRIKGLLAIHGTYEYQPLRRDRMQQLERLRTADGRSLPPRLMAEIQRELQRLELVIGMIKTIEAERDAIASAKTEAEHTSAKKIQDLAIIKCIGPEFANTLVGEVFYRSFDNRKQLASYVGLTPAHFQSGATCRDQGISKAGNAKARTVMIELAWLWLRHQPDSPLSIWFRDRVGKLKGRIRRITIVAVARKLLIALWRYLETGLVPEGAALKV, encoded by the coding sequence ATGGAAGCCCGGACAGTGAACAACCTGCCGCCCGCCGCAACCCATGATGACGCCGTACGCTGTCTTCTTGCAATCGAATTAAGCAAGAAAAGTTGGATTGTTGCCGTCAACACGCCCTTGTCGGACAAGGTCAGTCGCCACACGTTGAAGCCCTGCGATGGGAAGGAGCTGTTGGATCTGTGTGAGCGAATCCGGACGCGAGTTGCCAGAGAAACAAAGCAGCGCGTGGAAATCGTTTCTTGCTACGAAGCTGGCTACGACGGCTTCTGGCTCCACCGTCTGCTCCAAGCACATGACATCCGCAACCACGTCATCGATCCGGCAAGTCTGCAGGTTGATCGTCGAGCGCGTCGCGCGAAGACTGACCACGTCGATGTCGAGCGATTGCTCCGATCACTGATGGCGTATCTGCGGGGTGAGCCGAAGGTTTGGAGCGTTGTGCGCGTGCCAAGTGTCGCCGAAGAGGACGACCGTCGGCTCCATCGTGAGCGTGGTCGGTTGATTAACGAACGTATCCAACATGTCAACCGGATCAAGGGACTGCTCGCGATCCATGGCACCTATGAGTACCAACCGCTGCGCCGCGATCGGATGCAGCAGCTGGAAAGGTTGCGCACCGCTGATGGTCGATCGTTGCCGCCGCGGCTCATGGCGGAAATCCAGCGCGAACTGCAGCGGTTGGAGCTTGTCATCGGAATGATCAAAACGATCGAGGCGGAGCGCGATGCCATTGCATCGGCCAAGACTGAGGCGGAGCATACGAGCGCAAAGAAGATCCAGGATCTGGCCATAATTAAGTGCATCGGCCCCGAATTTGCGAACACACTTGTCGGCGAAGTGTTCTACCGCTCATTTGACAATCGCAAACAATTGGCGAGCTATGTCGGTCTGACGCCAGCGCATTTCCAGAGCGGTGCGACGTGCCGTGATCAGGGGATCAGCAAGGCTGGCAACGCCAAGGCTCGCACGGTCATGATTGAGCTCGCCTGGCTGTGGTTGCGGCATCAGCCTGACAGCCCCTTGAGTATCTGGTTCCGCGATCGTGTTGGCAAACTCAAGGGCCGCATCCGGCGGATTACGATTGTCGCCGTCGCACGCAAGCTGCTGATTGCGCTCTGGCGCTATCTCGAGACAGGTCTGGTGCCTGAAGGCGCCGCTCTGAAGGTGTGA
- a CDS encoding amidase, with translation MSNLAELTLTEAADAIRAGNVSSLELLDACFAHIRARKELNAVIWLDYEDARQSALRADQATKKGGKLGLLHGIPMAHKDMFYRKGKPCTCGSRIRKNFVPEVTATVLARMDAAGAYSFGGLNMAEFAWNGTGHNKEFGNCHNPWNLPYVAGGSSSGSGAAVAACMTYAALGSDTGGSIRLPAAACGITGIKPTQTRVSRAGVMPLSFSLDNVGPLARTARDCARILSVIAGHDPLDPTSATEDVPHYEEALNGKLDGLKIGVPTTYFLDDADQPVGLAFDEAVRMLAKLGVKVERIPVPLIDDILAYALILCRVESATSHAEWMRKRPQDYTQDVSWLYGGYAIPATYYLEALSRRGPLLKEFAKEVFGRVDMLATPTIPSCVPTLAETDVEGQAVDAEAKSRALSANTIVFNYLGLPTISVNCGFDPNGLPIGLSFTGRPFAEVDILKLADAYQQETDWHKCRPPLLA, from the coding sequence ATGAGCAACCTGGCCGAACTTACCTTGACCGAGGCCGCAGACGCCATCCGTGCGGGCAATGTCTCTTCGCTCGAACTCCTTGACGCTTGCTTCGCTCACATCCGCGCGCGGAAAGAACTCAATGCCGTTATCTGGCTTGACTACGAAGATGCTCGCCAGTCTGCGCTCAGGGCCGACCAGGCAACAAAGAAAGGTGGCAAGCTCGGCCTCCTGCATGGGATCCCTATGGCGCACAAAGACATGTTTTATCGAAAGGGTAAGCCTTGCACCTGCGGCTCGCGCATCCGTAAAAACTTTGTGCCCGAGGTGACGGCGACTGTGCTTGCCCGTATGGATGCGGCGGGTGCCTACAGCTTCGGTGGGCTCAACATGGCTGAATTCGCTTGGAATGGAACCGGACACAATAAGGAATTCGGGAACTGTCACAACCCTTGGAATCTGCCCTATGTCGCAGGCGGTTCTTCCTCGGGCTCAGGTGCGGCGGTGGCTGCGTGCATGACTTATGCGGCTCTTGGATCCGACACCGGTGGTTCAATCCGGCTTCCGGCCGCCGCCTGCGGCATCACGGGCATCAAGCCGACCCAGACGCGGGTCAGCCGCGCCGGCGTGATGCCGCTCTCCTTCTCGCTCGATAATGTGGGGCCCCTTGCGCGCACCGCCCGAGATTGCGCTCGCATTCTGTCGGTGATCGCAGGGCATGATCCATTGGACCCAACCAGCGCGACTGAGGATGTGCCCCACTATGAGGAGGCACTTAACGGCAAGCTCGACGGCCTCAAGATCGGTGTCCCGACGACGTATTTCCTGGACGACGCGGATCAGCCGGTGGGCCTCGCATTTGACGAGGCAGTCCGGATGCTGGCCAAGCTTGGCGTCAAGGTCGAGCGCATCCCAGTGCCCTTGATCGACGACATATTGGCCTATGCCTTGATCCTGTGCCGAGTCGAATCGGCCACCAGCCATGCCGAATGGATGCGCAAGCGCCCGCAGGATTACACTCAGGATGTCTCATGGCTTTATGGGGGCTATGCTATTCCTGCAACCTACTATTTGGAGGCCTTGTCCCGGCGCGGACCGCTCCTGAAGGAGTTTGCAAAAGAGGTGTTCGGCCGCGTCGACATGCTTGCGACGCCTACCATCCCTTCCTGCGTCCCGACTTTGGCGGAGACTGACGTGGAGGGGCAGGCAGTCGACGCCGAAGCCAAATCGAGGGCGCTTTCGGCCAACACCATCGTCTTCAATTACTTAGGCCTTCCGACAATTAGCGTGAATTGCGGCTTCGATCCAAACGGGCTGCCGATCGGCCTCTCCTTTACCGGCCGCCCATTCGCAGAGGTAGACATTCTCAAGTTAGCTGACGCCTATCAACAGGAAACCGACTGGCATAAGTGTCGCCCGCCATTGCTGGCTTAG
- a CDS encoding DUF2130 domain-containing protein, translating to MSQTLPKHLKHFDLLDGVLVGHPRYALTVAVALRQTLIEASGSRLAQQGQQTKMDQIYQYLTGMKFREGGSCCREIQ from the coding sequence ATCTCGCAGACCCTACCGAAGCACCTCAAGCATTTCGATCTTCTCGACGGCGTATTGGTTGGCCACCCGCGCTATGCTCTCACTGTTGCTGTGGCGCTCCGTCAGACCCTCATCGAGGCCAGTGGATCTCGCCTGGCGCAGCAGGGACAACAAACCAAGATGGACCAGATCTACCAATATCTAACCGGCATGAAGTTTCGGGAGGGTGGAAGCTGTTGTCGAGAAATTCAATGA
- a CDS encoding transposase DNA-binding-containing protein: MGLTLTDRSAKGCLRSLEGECWIDRESSGCKFRDARLGDRFRKLLTQIGSARGQSIPLVCQDWANTKAAYRFFSNDRVNEADILAGHFQSTRDRAAATEGLVLVLHDTTEFSYQRGKSEAIGITKSINSGRDKAGRLRSHTVCGILMHSSLAVTIEGVPLGLAAVKFWTRKKFKGTAALKKKINPTRIPIEKKESVRWLENLKQSTQLLDHPGRCIHIGDRESDIYELFCSTGDRNPFPDQDLRRPLGWRRGSHDRRRNGRGRRQRAPSHRSQRQQRRSRPGRS, from the coding sequence ATGGGGCTGACATTAACGGATCGATCGGCAAAAGGCTGTTTGCGGTCCTTGGAAGGTGAATGTTGGATTGATCGAGAGAGTAGTGGATGCAAGTTTAGGGACGCGCGGCTCGGCGACAGATTCCGCAAACTGCTCACGCAGATTGGAAGCGCCAGGGGACAAAGCATTCCGCTCGTCTGCCAGGATTGGGCGAATACCAAGGCAGCCTACCGCTTCTTCTCTAATGACCGGGTCAACGAAGCGGACATTCTGGCCGGCCATTTCCAATCGACACGTGATCGTGCCGCCGCCACTGAAGGTCTCGTTCTTGTGCTGCATGATACAACCGAGTTCAGCTATCAACGCGGGAAGTCAGAAGCGATCGGCATCACCAAGAGCATAAACAGTGGACGGGACAAGGCGGGTCGCCTCAGATCGCACACGGTTTGCGGCATCCTGATGCATTCGAGCCTCGCGGTTACAATCGAGGGCGTGCCGCTGGGGTTGGCGGCCGTTAAGTTCTGGACCCGGAAGAAATTCAAGGGGACGGCGGCGCTTAAAAAGAAGATCAATCCGACCCGGATTCCCATCGAGAAAAAGGAAAGCGTCCGGTGGTTGGAAAATCTCAAGCAGTCTACGCAACTCTTGGATCATCCGGGACGATGCATCCATATTGGTGATCGCGAGAGTGACATCTACGAGCTCTTCTGCAGCACAGGAGATCGGAACCCATTTCCTGATCAGGACCTGCGTCGACCGCTTGGCTGGAGACGGGGATCACACGATCGCCGACGAAATGGACGAGGTCGCCGTCAAAGGGCTCCATCGCATCGAAGTCAGAGACAGCAACGGCGATCCCGACCAGGCCGTTCTTGA
- a CDS encoding transposase has translation MRRVIGIDVHRTLVVWESGRLRHAGRIDMTRTALEGFGKTLLASDEVVLEPTGNSMAVSRVLAPFVARVIIANPLLVKAIAQAHVKTDKIDAGTLASLQATGYLPQIWTPDAETERKRRLVARRYQIVRHRTRLKHEVHSILHAHLVPKCPHADLFNARGRAWLAAQQLPDDAERPSIGTSASLIGWQKIWPCSIARSHRSQSMIPRPTD, from the coding sequence ATGCGACGGGTGATTGGCATTGACGTCCACCGAACCTTGGTAGTTTGGGAGAGCGGCAGGCTCCGACATGCGGGCCGCATTGATATGACGCGGACTGCGCTGGAGGGATTTGGCAAGACCCTGCTGGCCAGCGATGAGGTTGTGCTCGAACCGACCGGCAACAGCATGGCAGTGTCACGAGTGCTGGCGCCATTCGTGGCGCGAGTGATTATCGCCAATCCGTTGCTGGTGAAGGCAATCGCCCAGGCTCACGTCAAGACAGACAAGATCGATGCCGGCACGCTCGCCAGTCTGCAGGCGACGGGATACCTCCCGCAGATCTGGACACCTGACGCGGAGACCGAACGCAAGCGCAGACTGGTAGCGCGGCGCTACCAAATCGTGCGGCATCGCACGCGGCTCAAGCACGAGGTGCATTCGATCCTGCACGCACACTTGGTCCCGAAGTGCCCACATGCGGATCTTTTCAACGCCCGCGGCCGGGCATGGTTGGCCGCTCAACAGTTGCCGGACGATGCGGAGCGGCCATCGATCGGCACGTCCGCGAGCTTAATCGGCTGGCAGAAGATCTGGCCCTGCTCGATCGCGAGATCGCACAGGTCGCAATCGATGATCCCGCGGCCAACAGATTGA
- a CDS encoding transposase — MTITGVNLAVAAGIVAAIGDISRFNGPQKLVSYFGLNPRVRQSGARFAGS, encoded by the coding sequence ATGACCATCACCGGCGTGAACCTGGCGGTCGCCGCCGGCATCGTGGCGGCGATCGGCGACATCAGCCGGTTCAACGGCCCGCAGAAGCTGGTGAGCTATTTTGGGCTGAACCCGCGGGTGCGGCAGTCAGGTGCGCGTTTCGCGGGATCGTGA